Proteins encoded in a region of the Fusarium falciforme chromosome 6, complete sequence genome:
- a CDS encoding Histidinol dehydrogenase produces MSEKVGREIMKIIDKLLEKLPTAELAGTSWRDYGEAILIDNINEAYKIAHEFSSEHVQILTQNPREVLEKMSNYGALFLGKKTCVSYGDKCIGTNHVLLTRKLGNYTGGPWVGKFLKTQTYQEIGDEKASGEMGRLCGRCSRAENFEAHARSGDLRAQKYLGDEYGWINEVRERL; encoded by the exons ATGTCGGAAAAGGTGGGACGAGAGATTATGAAGATTATCGACAAGCTTCTGGAGAAACTACCTACTGCTGAGCTAGCTGGCACCTCCTGGAGAGACTATGGGGAGGCCATCCTCATAGACAACATCAACGAGGCGTACAAAATTGCGCATGAGTTCTCGAGCGAACACGTACAGATCCTGACTCAAAACCCAAGAGAGGTGCTCGAAAAGATGTCAAACTACGGTgctctcttcctcggcaAAAAGACATGCGTGTCCTACGGCGATAAG TGCATCGGTACCAACCACGTCTTGCTAACGCGAAAGCTGGGCAACTACACCGGTGGTCCCTGGGTGGGCAAGTTCCTCAAGACGCAGACGTACCAAGAGATTGGGGACGAAAAGGCGAGCGGCGAGATGGGCAGGCTCTGTGGGAGGTGTTCAAGGGCCGAGAACTTTGAGGCCCATGCCAGGTCTGGCGACTTGAGGGCGCAAAAGTATCTCGGGGATGAGTATGGATGGATCAACGAGGTGAGGGAGAGATTGTAA
- a CDS encoding Histidinol dehydrogenase, with protein MVSFKLFGGQIQDCIAQVPPQTIKDVKTAQENVRKFAEVRRASIKNVEVEIQPGVFLGHRKNPINKPGAYIPGSRYPLLASAHMTITTAKVAGVKQVIACTPLIQGKLPNATISAAHFAGADEIFVIGGTEAIAVMASGTETIKKVDFTAGLGDYFAAEAKRLLFGEI; from the exons ATGGTCTCCTTCAAGCTATTCGGCGGTCAGATCCAAGACTGCATTGCCCAAGTTCCCCCTCAGACAATCAAAGACGTCAAGACGGCACAGGAGAACGTGCGCAAGTTCGCCGAGGTTCGGCGTGCCAGCATCAAGaatgtcgaggttgagatcCAACCGGGTGTCTTTCTGGGACACAGAAAGAATCCCATCAACAAACCGGGCGC ATACATCCCTGGAAGCCGGTATCCTCTACTTGCGTCTGCGCACATGACCATTACCACAGCCAAGGTCGCTGGAGTAAAGCAAGTCATTGCCTGCACGCCGCTCATCCAAGGGAAACTTCCGAATGCCACTATCTCCGCTGCTCATTTTGCGGGAGCCGACGAGATATTTGTCATTGGCGGCACGGAAGCCATCGCTGTCATGGCCAGTGGCACAGAGACGATCAAAAAGGTTGACTTTACTGCCGGGCTTGGGGATTACTTTGCCGCTGAGGCGAAGAGACTCCTCTTTGGAGAGATTTGA